A region of the Peredibacter starrii genome:
TGGTGATTTTGAAGAGGCCTCTGGTCATGCCGTTGATAAGGATACTTTTGAACCCGGACAGAATCTTCTTTCACTCAAAGACGCTGTGGCGGCCGTGAAAAAGGCCGGCAAATCACCAGTGGGCGACTGGTCACTTGAAGACAGTATGATGAAGGGCTGGCACTATGAATTTGAAGGCATGGAAAACGGTAAGGCGATGGAATATTTAGTGGATGCTAAGACCGGTAAACTTCGTGAAACAAAACAAGATGATTAAAAAAGAAA
Encoded here:
- a CDS encoding PepSY domain-containing protein, translating into MKFLTFGLLALSIPAFAANLSDSALKMVPGGKVVQEKEKEVKIQTKDGSIVEVEFKRNGDFEEASGHAVDKDTFEPGQNLLSLKDAVAAVKKAGKSPVGDWSLEDSMMKGWHYEFEGMENGKAMEYLVDAKTGKLRETKQDD